The Anoxybacillus flavithermus genome has a segment encoding these proteins:
- a CDS encoding AbrB/MazE/SpoVT family DNA-binding domain-containing protein translates to MDSKEHLESNINRNKGGDYMATVVAQKWGNSLGIRIPKDVADKIGIKQGSEMELNVIGNEGIITLKPKRTRKKYTLEELISQITPENRHEEIDFGIEGRELI, encoded by the coding sequence ATGGATTCAAAGGAACATTTAGAAAGCAACATAAACCGAAATAAAGGGGGAGATTACATGGCTACAGTTGTTGCGCAAAAATGGGGAAACAGTTTAGGGATTCGTATCCCAAAGGATGTTGCTGATAAAATAGGGATCAAACAAGGTTCAGAAATGGAATTAAATGTGATTGGAAATGAAGGTATTATTACATTAAAGCCAAAAAGAACACGGAAAAAATACACATTGGAAGAACTCATCTCACAGATTACACCTGAAAATCGACACGAGGAAATAGATTTCGGGATAGAAGGGCGTGAATTAATTTAA